In the Candidatus Dechloromonas phosphoritropha genome, TGACCTTGGCGAAGCGCTCGTAGGTTTCCGGATCGTGGATCAGGCTCATGAACGGCGCCAGCCCGGTGCCGGTCGCGAACATGAAAAGCCTCCTGCCGGGCTTGAGGTCGCGCAGGACCAGCGTGCCGGTCGGCTTGCGGCTGACGATCACCGGGTCGCCCGGCTGCAGGTGCTGCAGGCGCGAGGTGAGCGGACCATTGGTGACCTTGATGCTGAAGAACTCCAGGTAATCCTCGTGATTCGCGCTGGCAATGCTGTAGGCGCGGGTCAGCGGACGGCCGGCGACCTCAAGCCCGAGCATCACGAACTGCCCGTTGGTGAAGCGCAAACCACGATCGCGCGTCGTCTTGAACGAGAACAGCGTATCGTTCCAGTGATGGACGGAAAGGACGGTTTCAGTGGCGAGGGTGGTCATATGCGGGCTCCGGTTTTGAATCGGACCAGATCAGGCGGCGTGAGTTGCACATTACACGCATAAAATTCACGACTTGCCAGCGTTTTGCCCGCTGACGGACGGGGCAATCGCATGAATGCCAATGTCGTGAACACATTGAAAGTAAGCCATTGATCGTCAGAGTCTATTTTTGAGGGTGTACAACAGTGGCATTCATGCGATTACCCTGCCGCTGACGGACAGGGCTTGCGCGGGAGTAACAAATTAGCGTATGCTTATAGTTATGAAGACGAAGCTGTTTTTTGCACTTTTTTGGGCGTTGACCGCAACAGCCCACGCCGAGACCCTGCCAACGATCATCGTCAAGCAGCACACGGTCGACCT is a window encoding:
- a CDS encoding ferredoxin--NADP reductase; this translates as MTTLATETVLSVHHWNDTLFSFKTTRDRGLRFTNGQFVMLGLEVAGRPLTRAYSIASANHEDYLEFFSIKVTNGPLTSRLQHLQPGDPVIVSRKPTGTLVLRDLKPGRRLFMFATGTGLAPFMSLIHDPETYERFAKVILVHGVRWTNELAYRDYIEHEITKHEFFGEWAREKLIYYPTVTREPFENEGRLTDLVESGKLFADIGETPLDPASDRVMICGGPHMLADTAALLDARGFKVARHYTGELGDYVIERAFVEK